One window from the genome of Balneola sp. encodes:
- a CDS encoding FAD-binding oxidoreductase, which produces MQRDLLTRQLYAQDASLYEELPKGVSFPKSGEDIQRLVREANEKKFSITARSAGTSLAGQTTGGGIIMDVSRHMKDILNLDAEAKVAHVQPGVIRDTLNRESAKHQLLFGPDTATTNRCMIGGMVGNNSSGSFSIKYKTTREHTLEIEAVLSDGSIAHFKPLTPEELEAKQKLDNLEGHIYRSMLKLIERNRELIEKSYPHKEIIRRNTGYALDKLCEMQPFNPEGRNFNLCELLCGSEGTLAMTVSAKLDLSPLDKHKLVVVPQFETLEEAMRAAVDIVSFEPAAVELVDHIIMDATKGNIEQRKNRFFLEGEPRYILITQFEGNDLDQLHQRANHLAEKLKEKSLGYAYPIIAEADKMKRVWDLRKAGLGLLMGLGEDGRSPSFCEDTAVRVKDLPEYVNEFNAILKKHDTQCVFYAHASVGELHLRPQIDLFKKEGLEKMKAMADEIADLVKKYNGSLSGEHGDGRVRAPYIKKILGEEMLPVLQQVKEIWDPEYIFNSGKIVKPKPVDADLRFSPSYKKPKPDTVFSWRKEGDFGSAMELCNGAGVCRKLAESGGTMCPSYMATRDEKDSTRGRANVFRQVFAGEDPKGYESEELKEALDLCLSCKACKSECPANVDMGKMKAEFTNGWHKKKGSTIKERFFADAAKVFPLASITPKIANAVAASGIGKQLLERVFGIDSRRDLPEFADQPFRRWYSKHRRNGALKSDEKVVLFVDVFTNYNDPEIGKSAVHVLENMGYEVIIPKAMETGRPQLSKGFLEEAKEICQRVLNEFEEYIEAGIPVVGLEPSEILTVRDEFLELCSEKELPLALKLAKQSFLFEEFVANNADRLSPQNIKQNVTLHGHCHAKALVGNDPTVAALEASGYDVEVLETGCCGMAGSFGYEKDHYEVSQEIGNLVLFPSLKEREETLVCAPGFSCRHQIKDGVNIKSYHPAELIYRSLS; this is translated from the coding sequence ATTCAACGAGACCTACTTACCCGACAGCTTTATGCGCAGGATGCTTCGCTATATGAGGAGCTTCCAAAAGGTGTTTCTTTTCCTAAATCAGGGGAAGATATCCAGCGATTAGTTCGGGAAGCCAACGAGAAAAAGTTTAGCATTACCGCCCGAAGTGCAGGGACCAGTCTGGCCGGACAAACCACCGGCGGAGGGATAATTATGGATGTGTCTCGCCACATGAAAGACATCCTGAATTTAGATGCAGAAGCGAAAGTAGCTCATGTCCAACCGGGAGTAATCCGAGATACCTTAAATCGGGAATCCGCAAAGCATCAGCTCCTTTTTGGTCCTGATACAGCCACCACCAACCGCTGTATGATTGGAGGGATGGTCGGAAATAATTCCTCGGGATCTTTCTCCATCAAATACAAAACAACCCGGGAACACACGCTTGAAATCGAAGCTGTTTTGAGTGATGGATCCATCGCTCACTTCAAACCACTCACCCCGGAAGAGCTGGAAGCCAAGCAGAAGCTGGATAACTTAGAAGGGCACATCTATCGCTCTATGCTTAAGCTGATTGAGCGCAACCGGGAGCTGATTGAAAAGAGCTATCCGCATAAAGAAATTATTCGACGAAATACGGGATATGCTTTAGATAAACTTTGTGAAATGCAGCCCTTCAACCCCGAAGGAAGAAATTTCAATCTTTGTGAACTGCTTTGTGGAAGCGAGGGGACATTGGCGATGACAGTCTCGGCTAAGCTGGATTTGAGTCCGCTGGATAAGCATAAACTGGTTGTAGTCCCTCAGTTCGAAACGCTGGAAGAAGCCATGCGGGCAGCCGTGGATATTGTGAGTTTTGAACCGGCGGCGGTTGAGCTGGTGGATCATATCATCATGGATGCAACCAAAGGAAATATTGAGCAGCGTAAAAACAGATTCTTTTTAGAAGGTGAGCCACGATATATCCTGATCACCCAATTTGAAGGCAATGATTTAGATCAGCTTCACCAAAGAGCCAATCATTTAGCCGAAAAGCTGAAAGAAAAATCACTTGGCTATGCATACCCTATAATTGCCGAAGCGGATAAAATGAAGCGGGTCTGGGATCTTCGAAAAGCAGGACTTGGTTTGTTGATGGGACTTGGCGAGGACGGTCGTTCTCCTTCTTTTTGTGAAGACACGGCTGTCCGTGTGAAAGACCTGCCTGAATATGTCAATGAGTTCAACGCTATCCTCAAAAAGCACGATACACAATGTGTGTTCTATGCTCATGCTTCGGTGGGGGAATTACATCTTCGTCCGCAGATCGATCTCTTCAAAAAAGAAGGGTTGGAAAAGATGAAGGCGATGGCGGATGAAATAGCTGATCTGGTCAAAAAGTACAACGGATCGCTTTCCGGGGAACATGGTGATGGTCGGGTTCGGGCGCCCTACATAAAAAAGATTTTAGGGGAAGAAATGTTGCCGGTGCTTCAACAGGTGAAAGAAATTTGGGACCCTGAGTATATTTTCAATTCCGGTAAAATTGTCAAGCCCAAACCAGTAGATGCCGATCTCAGGTTTTCTCCATCTTATAAAAAGCCCAAACCTGATACAGTATTTTCCTGGAGAAAAGAAGGAGACTTTGGTTCAGCAATGGAATTGTGTAACGGAGCCGGAGTCTGCAGGAAGCTAGCTGAAAGCGGTGGCACGATGTGTCCTTCTTATATGGCAACTAGGGACGAAAAAGATTCCACCCGCGGACGAGCTAATGTTTTTCGACAGGTTTTTGCCGGGGAAGATCCTAAAGGATATGAATCCGAAGAACTCAAGGAAGCTCTCGATTTATGCCTCAGTTGTAAGGCCTGTAAAAGTGAATGTCCCGCCAATGTGGATATGGGCAAAATGAAGGCGGAGTTCACGAATGGCTGGCACAAGAAAAAGGGATCGACTATAAAAGAACGTTTCTTTGCTGATGCAGCCAAAGTATTCCCACTGGCATCTATCACCCCAAAAATAGCGAATGCGGTGGCAGCATCAGGAATTGGGAAGCAGTTATTGGAGAGAGTTTTTGGAATCGACTCCAGGCGGGATTTGCCCGAATTTGCTGATCAACCTTTCCGGCGCTGGTATAGTAAGCATCGCAGAAACGGCGCTCTTAAAAGTGACGAAAAGGTGGTCCTTTTTGTAGATGTATTTACCAACTATAATGATCCGGAGATTGGTAAATCGGCTGTGCACGTGCTGGAAAATATGGGCTATGAGGTCATCATACCAAAAGCCATGGAAACGGGGCGGCCACAACTTTCGAAAGGATTTTTAGAGGAAGCCAAAGAGATATGCCAAAGAGTGCTGAACGAGTTTGAGGAATATATTGAGGCTGGCATTCCTGTGGTAGGACTTGAGCCTTCTGAAATACTAACCGTTCGGGATGAATTTTTAGAGTTGTGTTCTGAAAAGGAACTTCCTCTAGCTCTAAAGCTGGCGAAACAATCGTTTTTGTTTGAAGAGTTTGTAGCGAATAATGCAGATCGCCTTTCACCCCAAAACATAAAACAGAATGTGACTTTACACGGACATTGCCATGCCAAAGCCTTAGTGGGAAATGATCCAACCGTAGCAGCTCTTGAGGCTTCAGGCTATGACGTAGAAGTACTGGAAACGGGATGCTGTGGAATGGCCGGCAGTTTTGGTTATGAGAAAGATCATTATGAGGTATCTCAGGAAATAGGAAACTTGGTGTTATTTCCATCACTCAAAGAGAGAGAAGAGACGCTGGTTTGTGCCCCGGGGTTTTCTTGCCGGCATCAGATTAAAGACGGGGTGAATATTAAATCTTACCATCCGGCGGAACTTATATATCGTAGCCTTTCTTAA
- the recN gene encoding DNA repair protein RecN, with product MIKSLHIKDFALIDELEVDFEEGLNILTGQTGAGKSIIIGALNMILGERADTDVIRQGRDKAISEATIRVGENSELKALLEKNEVEFSEYLILRREIRNTGSRAFINDTPVNISVLKAAGDLLVDLHGQHDHQLLLKEENHLGVIDGFGEVDPVMKEYKTEYKKMTELQKELRILRKRENELQEKTELYRFQVQELEEARLGEIDLEQLESEMNLLDNAEVLDQKAGAISEMEASDDGNIIQLLNFLKLNLEDLARIEPEFKNYLEEINAARVSVNEAIAFAERYRNSIEFNPKRLEELRQRQSELNRLQKKYQRDLPELISYLHEIQRELSIADNFDLEIEKLENQIQMQAKRLKEKATLLHETRISIGEKLGIKIQQELEKVGIPHANLDVRVDWLLSNNGLIEVNGKQIECHENGCDDVRMFISTNKGEEPKPLAKIASGGEISRVMLALKSILAKEQSLPVMIFDEIDTGISGEISEKVGASMRKLSEHCQIVAITHQPQIASQAHKHYKVAKGEEGGRTVTRIIPLSDEEHIHEIASLMSGAEISESTLTSARELIERNTFKN from the coding sequence ATGATAAAAAGCTTGCACATAAAAGACTTCGCCCTAATCGATGAGCTTGAGGTCGATTTTGAAGAGGGGTTGAATATTCTCACCGGGCAGACGGGTGCCGGAAAGTCGATCATAATCGGTGCGTTGAATATGATTTTGGGTGAACGGGCTGATACCGATGTCATCCGCCAGGGCAGAGACAAAGCTATTTCGGAAGCCACTATCCGCGTGGGTGAAAATTCAGAGCTGAAAGCACTGCTGGAAAAAAATGAAGTAGAATTCAGTGAGTATTTAATTCTCAGAAGGGAAATCAGGAACACCGGTAGCCGGGCCTTTATAAACGATACTCCTGTGAACATCAGCGTACTGAAGGCGGCCGGTGATTTATTGGTGGATCTTCATGGACAACATGATCATCAGCTATTGCTGAAGGAAGAAAATCATCTGGGAGTTATTGACGGTTTTGGAGAGGTAGATCCCGTGATGAAAGAATACAAAACGGAGTACAAGAAAATGACGGAGCTTCAGAAAGAGCTTCGAATACTTCGAAAAAGAGAAAACGAACTTCAGGAAAAAACAGAGCTCTACCGTTTTCAGGTTCAGGAATTAGAAGAAGCACGTTTAGGTGAAATTGATCTCGAGCAGCTGGAGTCAGAAATGAATCTACTGGATAATGCCGAAGTATTGGATCAAAAAGCGGGAGCTATTTCAGAGATGGAAGCTTCCGATGACGGTAATATCATTCAGCTGCTAAACTTCCTGAAACTTAATCTGGAAGATCTAGCCCGTATTGAGCCGGAGTTTAAAAACTATCTGGAAGAAATTAATGCAGCACGGGTCAGTGTCAATGAAGCCATTGCTTTTGCAGAGCGATATCGGAACAGCATCGAGTTCAACCCAAAAAGGCTGGAAGAACTGCGGCAGCGGCAGTCTGAGCTAAACCGACTTCAGAAAAAATATCAGCGGGACCTGCCTGAACTCATCAGTTATCTTCATGAAATTCAGCGTGAACTTTCCATAGCAGATAATTTTGATCTGGAAATTGAAAAGCTCGAGAATCAAATCCAGATGCAAGCCAAGAGGCTTAAAGAAAAAGCAACTCTGCTTCATGAAACACGCATCAGTATTGGGGAAAAGTTAGGCATCAAAATTCAGCAGGAATTGGAGAAAGTCGGTATCCCCCACGCAAACCTTGATGTGCGTGTAGACTGGCTGCTTTCCAACAATGGATTGATTGAAGTAAACGGAAAACAAATTGAATGCCATGAAAATGGCTGCGATGATGTGCGAATGTTCATCTCCACGAATAAAGGCGAAGAACCAAAACCGTTGGCTAAAATTGCTTCCGGTGGTGAAATCAGTCGGGTGATGTTAGCACTCAAATCGATCCTGGCCAAAGAGCAAAGTCTGCCAGTTATGATTTTTGATGAAATTGACACCGGAATTAGCGGGGAGATCTCTGAAAAGGTAGGAGCTTCCATGCGTAAGCTTTCCGAACATTGCCAGATTGTAGCAATCACTCATCAGCCACAGATAGCCAGCCAGGCCCATAAACACTACAAAGTAGCCAAAGGCGAAGAAGGGGGAAGAACGGTTACTCGTATCATCCCACTTTCTGATGAAGAGCATATCCACGAAATCGCCAGCTTAATGAGCGGAGCTGAAATATCAGAGTCAACACTTACCAGCGCCCGGGAATTGATTGAAAGAAATACTTTCAAGAATTAG
- a CDS encoding four helix bundle protein — protein MASENVVSDKSFEFALSIVQLYKKLVDQREYVISKQLLRSATSIGANVEEASAAPTKKDFAYKMSISSKEARETRYWLKLLDRSQIVELDYSNYIKDITELIRILTAIVKTAQKHS, from the coding sequence ATGGCATCCGAAAATGTAGTTTCTGATAAGAGTTTTGAGTTTGCTCTTTCTATTGTTCAACTTTATAAAAAACTAGTTGACCAACGTGAGTATGTTATTTCTAAACAGCTCCTCAGATCCGCAACCAGCATTGGTGCAAATGTAGAGGAAGCATCTGCAGCGCCAACAAAGAAAGATTTTGCTTACAAGATGTCAATTTCATCTAAGGAAGCACGAGAGACCAGATATTGGCTCAAACTATTGGACAGAAGCCAGATCGTAGAGTTAGATTACTCAAATTATATAAAAGACATTACAGAGTTAATCCGAATACTGACTGCTATTGTTAAAACTGCACAAAAACACTCGTGA
- a CDS encoding RNA pseudouridine synthase translates to MEKKAGKDRQSTIYEHTVPDGQHTDIRLDKYITSFVENASRTKVQEAISDGYVSVNGNQEKNSYIMQPGDEIFIELPKPPPPEAKAEKMDLNIVYEDDDIIMVNKEAGMVVHPAYGNWSGTMVNGLMYHVDELAGDEEDENLRPGIVHRLDKDTSGLLVVAKNDETLAKLSGLFQEKDVERTYWAIVWGTPDEEGTIEGDIGRSKRDRKLMTVKPEGQGKSAVTHYKVLEYFDYLSLVEVKLETGRTHQIRVHFAHIGHHVFGDPTYGGTSVRYGPNTGSRKSMFHNLLTGLDRQALHAKTLGFEHPTTGEMVQFDSDLPKDFQHVLTMLQENCKQEY, encoded by the coding sequence ATGGAAAAGAAAGCAGGCAAAGATCGGCAGAGTACGATTTACGAACATACCGTTCCAGACGGACAGCATACTGATATTCGATTAGATAAATATATAACCTCATTCGTGGAGAATGCATCCCGAACAAAAGTGCAGGAAGCGATTAGTGATGGCTATGTAAGCGTCAATGGAAATCAGGAAAAAAACTCATATATCATGCAGCCCGGTGATGAAATTTTCATCGAGCTCCCCAAGCCTCCCCCGCCAGAAGCGAAAGCTGAGAAAATGGACCTGAACATCGTGTATGAAGACGATGATATCATCATGGTGAATAAAGAAGCCGGGATGGTTGTGCATCCTGCATACGGAAACTGGTCAGGCACCATGGTGAATGGACTTATGTATCATGTTGATGAGTTAGCTGGCGATGAAGAAGACGAAAACCTGCGCCCCGGTATTGTACATCGCTTAGATAAAGACACCAGTGGATTATTAGTAGTTGCCAAAAACGATGAAACACTCGCCAAGCTAAGCGGACTTTTTCAAGAAAAGGATGTCGAAAGAACTTACTGGGCTATCGTTTGGGGAACACCGGATGAAGAGGGCACGATTGAAGGCGATATCGGTCGATCTAAAAGAGACCGAAAGCTGATGACGGTAAAACCTGAAGGTCAGGGGAAATCGGCTGTGACTCACTACAAAGTCCTTGAGTATTTTGATTATCTAAGTTTAGTTGAAGTGAAATTGGAAACGGGGCGGACGCATCAAATTAGAGTTCATTTCGCACACATTGGTCATCATGTATTTGGAGATCCAACCTATGGAGGGACATCGGTGAGATATGGCCCAAATACCGGTTCCCGTAAGTCGATGTTCCATAATCTGCTTACCGGATTAGACCGACAAGCCCTTCATGCCAAAACATTGGGATTTGAACATCCAACCACCGGAGAGATGGTGCAGTTTGATTCCGATTTACCTAAAGACTTCCAACACGTGTTAACGATGCTACAAGAAAATTGTAAGCAGGAATATTAG
- a CDS encoding hemolysin gives MSLLIFYLILAIGVSFLCSILEAVLLSITPSFVAVLEREGSSAGKLLRELKQDIDRPLSAILSLNTIAHTVGAAGVGAQAQVVFGNAYVSVTSAVLTLLILVISEIIPKTLGATYWKQLSGFAAKTTKILIYVTWPLVMLSKGITKWLSSEDKQPTVSREEFSAMAELGFEEGVFQEGESNIFKNLIRFSSLRVKDIMTPRIVVVKFQEDLTIKEVLNQKEELRVSRMPVFGENEEDITGYVLKNDLYYNLSEGNEAKKLGEIKREVLIIPETISLRTLFERLLEKQEHIAVVVDEYGGLSGVVTMEDVVETLLGMEIVDEIDAIEDMQKLARQKWRERAKRLGIVIPDKLKQKEE, from the coding sequence ATGAGTTTACTGATTTTTTATTTGATACTGGCGATAGGAGTTTCCTTTCTATGTTCTATTCTCGAGGCGGTTCTGCTTTCCATAACGCCATCTTTTGTAGCTGTTCTGGAGCGCGAAGGATCTTCTGCAGGGAAACTGCTAAGAGAACTGAAGCAAGACATTGACCGACCTCTTTCGGCTATTCTGAGTTTAAATACCATTGCCCACACGGTAGGTGCGGCCGGAGTTGGAGCACAGGCTCAGGTAGTATTTGGAAACGCTTATGTAAGTGTGACGTCAGCTGTACTCACGTTGCTTATTTTGGTGATTTCGGAAATCATCCCCAAAACTCTCGGGGCTACCTACTGGAAACAGTTATCCGGATTTGCTGCCAAGACCACCAAAATTCTTATTTATGTAACGTGGCCACTGGTAATGCTTTCCAAAGGAATCACCAAGTGGCTGTCGAGTGAAGATAAGCAGCCAACGGTGAGCCGGGAAGAATTCAGCGCAATGGCAGAGTTGGGATTTGAAGAAGGTGTCTTTCAAGAAGGAGAATCCAATATTTTTAAAAACCTGATTCGTTTTAGTTCTCTTAGGGTGAAAGACATCATGACGCCGCGAATTGTAGTTGTGAAATTTCAGGAAGACCTGACGATCAAAGAAGTTCTTAATCAGAAAGAAGAACTCAGGGTTTCACGGATGCCGGTGTTTGGGGAAAATGAAGAAGACATTACCGGTTATGTGCTTAAGAATGACCTGTACTATAATCTCTCTGAAGGAAATGAGGCTAAAAAATTAGGAGAAATTAAACGTGAAGTACTGATTATTCCCGAAACTATTTCGCTCCGAACCCTTTTTGAGAGGCTACTGGAGAAGCAAGAACACATCGCAGTAGTTGTAGATGAATATGGTGGACTTTCCGGAGTGGTGACGATGGAAGATGTGGTGGAAACGCTGCTGGGAATGGAGATTGTAGATGAAATTGACGCTATCGAAGACATGCAAAAGCTGGCCCGCCAAAAATGGAGAGAGCGCGCTAAGCGGTTAGGGATCGTGATACCGGACAAGCTAAAGCAAAAAGAAGAATAA